In a single window of the Drosophila albomicans strain 15112-1751.03 chromosome 3, ASM965048v2, whole genome shotgun sequence genome:
- the LOC117572611 gene encoding uncharacterized protein LOC117572611 — translation MDLDAEQLIFLIESRKPIYNYKSKDHANKEITDKLWRQIAKELNCEVSDCKSKWTVLRNSYARYLRDERHGLRLNLSGRRKKKWYLADSMAFLKDYVHQQHPVAALDSQDTSSISSESKMRSSRTFAVSTKKVKTEMVKSSSECFTPMAKETTSESSSGLFFKSLLMDYDQLSSKQQRSFRLAMLTKMNELQEEAENETEVDWQD, via the exons ATGGATCTGGACGCAGAGCAATTAATCTTTTTGATTGAGTCAAGAAAACCcatatataattacaaaagcaAGGATCatgcaaataaagaaataaccGACAAGCTATGGCGACAAATCGCAAAGGAATTGAATTGTGAAG TATCCGATTGTAAAAGTAAATGGACTGTTTTACGTAATTCGTATGCCAGATATTTGCGAGATGAGCGACATGGCTTGAGACTGAACTTGAGTGGAAGGCGAAAAAAGAAATGGTATTTAGCTGATTCTATGGCTTTCCTAAAGGACTATGTGCATCAACAGCATCCCGTTGCCGCCTTGGATAGCCAAGATACAAGTAGCATAAGTTCTGAATCAAAAATGCGCTCATCCAGAACATTTGCAGTGTCAACTAAAAAGGTCAAGACGGAAATGGTTAAATCATCGAGTGAATGCTTTACGCCAATGGCAAAAGAGACAACATCGGAGTCTTCGAGTGGTTTGTTTTTCAAAAGTCTATTGATGGACTACGATCAATTAAGTAGTAAACAGCAACGTTCGTTTAGATtagcaatgttgacaaaaatGAACGAGTTGCAAGAG